From Cellulosimicrobium cellulans, the proteins below share one genomic window:
- a CDS encoding DUF2330 domain-containing protein, protein MSRGAGAGRAVRAAAVALALAGAGVVAAPSAGACACGGLVDGPAYDTSVSQETAVLQWDGTTETMLLELDALSNAPEVGLLLPTPAPAEVALADPKVFRELDDLTQPRAVVSDYRWWPELGFGAAGSDGAGAPAGVAVLDEVRLGPLDVTTLGATDPGALGAWLTERGFQLPESIQTALVPYVNEGWSFVAARLAPEEAAAFDGTLQPLRVTFASGSLVYPMRMSAVADDTQSTRTYVLADHRVDRTDATAAATEPTVRFAGRVDPASVGSDELAELLAAGSFVTSHEQVFTDPGTEIVSDFAFGPAGADVAYAPTYAVVADKRIGPFFAGPVLAFTAVLALAALVIWSGRRRRAPAPALAPRPARA, encoded by the coding sequence ATGAGCAGGGGAGCGGGAGCAGGACGGGCGGTCCGCGCAGCGGCGGTCGCGCTCGCGCTCGCGGGCGCGGGCGTCGTCGCGGCACCGTCGGCGGGCGCGTGCGCGTGCGGCGGTCTCGTCGACGGGCCCGCGTACGACACGTCGGTCTCGCAGGAGACGGCCGTGCTCCAGTGGGACGGGACGACCGAGACGATGCTGCTGGAGCTCGACGCGCTGTCCAACGCCCCGGAGGTCGGGCTGCTGCTGCCCACCCCCGCGCCGGCCGAGGTCGCGCTCGCGGACCCGAAGGTCTTCCGCGAGCTCGACGACCTCACGCAACCCCGCGCCGTCGTCTCCGACTACCGGTGGTGGCCCGAGCTGGGGTTCGGCGCGGCCGGGAGCGACGGCGCCGGCGCGCCGGCGGGGGTCGCGGTGCTCGACGAGGTGCGGCTCGGCCCGCTCGACGTCACGACGCTCGGCGCGACCGACCCGGGTGCGCTCGGGGCGTGGCTCACGGAGCGGGGGTTCCAGCTCCCCGAGTCGATCCAGACTGCGCTCGTGCCGTACGTGAACGAGGGCTGGTCGTTCGTCGCCGCCCGGCTCGCGCCGGAGGAGGCGGCCGCGTTCGACGGGACGCTGCAGCCCCTGCGCGTCACGTTCGCGAGCGGTTCGCTCGTCTACCCCATGCGCATGTCCGCCGTCGCCGACGACACCCAGAGCACGCGCACGTACGTCCTGGCCGACCACCGGGTCGACCGCACGGACGCGACCGCTGCCGCGACCGAGCCGACGGTGCGGTTCGCGGGCCGCGTCGACCCGGCGTCGGTGGGCTCCGACGAGCTCGCCGAGCTCCTCGCCGCCGGCAGCTTCGTCACGTCGCACGAGCAGGTCTTCACCGACCCGGGGACGGAGATCGTCTCCGACTTCGCGTTCGGGCCGGCCGGTGCCGACGTCGCGTACGCGCCGACCTACGCGGTCGTGGCGGACAAGCGGATCGGCCCGTTCTTCGCGGGCCCGGTCCTCGCGTTCACGGCCGTGCTCGCGCTGGCCGCCCTCGTGATCTGGTCGGGTCGACGGCGGCGCGCACCCGCGCCGGCCCTCGCGCCGCGACCCGCGCGAGCGTGA
- a CDS encoding uroporphyrinogen-III synthase, with the protein MTPGPLRDPSRGPAPVVPPPPERPTPHGDAETAGPASAPHAASATLAGRTVLVPRAPERAAGLAATLRHAGARVLVSPAIERARVEDAAPVDGAVARLAHGDFAWVVVTSVNAIDELVASAARQGVDLSDAARRSRWAAVGPATRRALEAVGIQVDLEPTENSARGLVAAFTTLASTDHASTSANPGSPSADQGSPSRGRGVVLLPQGDLAAPTMHDGLHDLGYVPHVVTVYRTVTHALAPEVVAAWRAGEVDAVVLTSGSVAREVARQLGPRDDVAGVAIGDPTARTARAVGLRLDVVAERPTDAALAAAVDAALTTALSGDPAAPQAADPTGAVDPTDEGDPS; encoded by the coding sequence ATGACCCCGGGCCCCCTGCGCGACCCGTCGCGCGGCCCCGCGCCCGTCGTCCCGCCCCCGCCGGAGCGGCCGACCCCGCACGGCGACGCCGAGACCGCCGGCCCGGCGTCGGCCCCGCACGCCGCGAGCGCGACGCTCGCCGGGCGCACGGTCCTCGTCCCGCGTGCTCCCGAGCGCGCCGCCGGGCTCGCGGCGACGCTCCGTCACGCCGGTGCGCGCGTCCTCGTCAGCCCCGCGATCGAGCGCGCCCGGGTCGAGGACGCCGCCCCCGTGGACGGCGCCGTCGCCCGCCTCGCGCACGGCGACTTCGCCTGGGTCGTCGTGACGAGCGTCAACGCGATCGACGAGCTCGTCGCGAGCGCCGCCCGCCAGGGCGTCGACCTGAGTGACGCCGCCCGTCGGTCCCGCTGGGCCGCCGTCGGGCCCGCCACCCGCCGTGCCCTCGAAGCCGTCGGCATCCAGGTCGACCTCGAGCCGACCGAGAACTCCGCCCGCGGCCTCGTCGCCGCCTTCACGACCCTCGCCTCGACCGACCACGCCTCTACCTCGGCCAACCCGGGCTCTCCCTCGGCGGACCAGGGCTCTCCCTCGCGAGGTAGAGGCGTGGTGCTGCTCCCGCAAGGGGACCTCGCCGCGCCGACGATGCACGACGGCCTGCACGACCTGGGCTACGTCCCGCACGTCGTCACCGTCTACCGCACCGTCACGCACGCGCTCGCGCCGGAGGTCGTCGCGGCGTGGCGCGCGGGCGAGGTGGACGCCGTCGTGCTGACGTCGGGGAGCGTCGCGCGCGAGGTCGCCCGGCAGCTCGGTCCGCGCGACGACGTGGCGGGCGTCGCGATCGGCGACCCGACCGCCCGGACGGCGCGCGCCGTCGGGCTGCGGCTCGACGTCGTGGCGGAGCGCCCGACCGACGCCGCGCTCGCCGCCGCCGTGGATGCGGCCCTGACCACCGCCCTGTCGGGCGACCCGGCCGCACCCCAGGCTGCCGACCCGACCGGCGCCGTCGACCCGACCGACGAAGGAGACCCCTCGTGA
- a CDS encoding heavy metal translocating P-type ATPase codes for MTAQPAPTPTTADPPGDVVDGRPFAEVDLAIEGMTCASCVARVEKRLNRVDGVTATVNLPLESAHVVLAADVTDADLVAAVEKAGYAARVTTRRDLAPVGEGSPSRHHGSPPAHQGPTSADPGSTSADGGESIVEATERRDDANGVAGLTERDPRASAGTQEDRDRVAGGARGTRAPDGGPSTSGHPAGGPDRGAVLRQRLRVAAVLTVPVVALSMVPALQFTGWQWVVAALALPVVTWGAWPFHTAAFRAARHGASTMDTLVSLGVVAATLWSLWALLLGGAGELGMRMQPTLIPSRDAMGTPELYFEVAAVVTTFLLAGRYAEHRSKRRAGDALRSLLELGAKDAERVVLGPDGSPRTGADGARVTERVPVADLAAGDVFVVRPGEKVATDGVVLEGSSAVDTSLLTGEPVPVDVGPGDDVTGATVNAAGALLVRATRVGEETTLAQIGRLVTQAQTGKAPVQRLADRISAVFVPVVLVLAVATFVGWLLAGAGTQFAFTAAVAVLIIACPCALGLATPTALLVGTGRGAQLGVLIKGPEILESTRRVDTVVLDKTGTVTQGAMALEAVVTPSGTVPLDTLSADGRAPARRDADRSRREVDDARDALRHAGAVEALSEHPIARAVAEAARRTAASSSNGGDAPVGADGVMIGSLQAFDFRSEPGGGVEAVVRTAHSGLSLGDGGGLTARRVLVGQPSWLAHEGVSPDPALDGAFAAAEASGASAVVVAWDGRARAVLVLRDPVKPTSAEAVRELTDLGLRPYLLTGDGEGAAREAARAVGIAESDVVARVLPDQKVDVVARLQREGRVVAMVGDGVNDAAALATADLGLAMGTGTDVAIEASDLTLVRGDLRSAATAIRLSRRTLRIIQQNLFWAFAYNVAAIPLAAAGLLNPMIAGAAMAASSVLVVGNSLRLRRAA; via the coding sequence ATGACCGCCCAGCCCGCGCCCACCCCGACGACCGCCGACCCGCCGGGCGACGTCGTCGACGGTCGACCGTTCGCCGAGGTCGACCTCGCGATCGAGGGCATGACGTGCGCGTCCTGCGTCGCACGCGTCGAGAAGCGCCTCAACCGCGTCGACGGCGTCACCGCTACCGTCAACCTCCCGCTCGAGAGCGCGCACGTCGTCCTCGCCGCCGACGTCACCGACGCCGACCTCGTCGCTGCCGTCGAGAAAGCCGGCTACGCCGCCCGCGTCACCACACGGCGTGATCTCGCCCCCGTGGGCGAGGGTTCTCCCTCGCGGCACCACGGTTCTCCTCCGGCACACCAGGGGCCTACCTCGGCGGACCCCGGCTCTACCTCGGCGGACGGCGGGGAGTCCATCGTCGAGGCGACCGAGCGGCGGGACGATGCGAACGGCGTGGCAGGCCTGACCGAGCGAGACCCCAGGGCGAGCGCGGGAACGCAGGAGGATCGCGACCGAGTGGCAGGAGGTGCCCGAGGAACGAGGGCTCCGGACGGTGGCCCGAGCACCTCCGGCCACCCCGCCGGCGGACCCGACCGAGGCGCCGTGCTGCGGCAACGTCTCCGCGTCGCGGCGGTGCTGACCGTGCCGGTCGTCGCGCTGTCGATGGTCCCGGCGCTGCAGTTCACGGGCTGGCAGTGGGTCGTCGCGGCGCTCGCGCTGCCGGTCGTCACGTGGGGCGCGTGGCCGTTCCACACGGCGGCGTTCCGGGCCGCGCGGCACGGCGCGTCGACGATGGACACGCTGGTCTCGCTCGGGGTGGTCGCGGCGACGCTGTGGTCGCTGTGGGCGCTCCTGCTCGGCGGCGCGGGCGAGCTGGGGATGCGGATGCAGCCGACGCTGATCCCGTCCCGGGACGCGATGGGCACGCCGGAGCTGTACTTCGAGGTCGCGGCCGTCGTCACGACGTTCCTGCTCGCCGGCCGGTACGCGGAGCACCGGTCCAAGCGACGCGCGGGCGACGCGCTGCGGTCCCTGCTGGAGCTGGGCGCCAAGGACGCTGAGCGGGTCGTGCTCGGCCCGGACGGCTCTCCCCGCACGGGTGCCGACGGCGCGCGGGTCACCGAGCGCGTCCCGGTCGCGGACCTCGCGGCCGGGGACGTGTTCGTCGTGCGGCCGGGCGAGAAGGTCGCGACGGACGGCGTGGTGCTGGAGGGCTCGAGCGCGGTCGACACGTCGCTGCTCACGGGTGAGCCGGTGCCGGTCGACGTCGGCCCGGGCGACGACGTGACGGGCGCGACGGTCAACGCGGCGGGCGCGCTGCTGGTCCGGGCGACGCGCGTGGGCGAGGAGACGACGCTCGCGCAGATCGGGCGGCTCGTCACGCAGGCGCAGACGGGCAAGGCGCCGGTGCAGCGGCTCGCGGACCGGATCTCGGCGGTGTTCGTGCCGGTCGTGCTGGTGCTCGCGGTCGCGACGTTCGTCGGCTGGCTGCTCGCCGGGGCGGGCACGCAGTTCGCGTTCACCGCCGCCGTCGCGGTGCTCATCATCGCGTGCCCGTGCGCGCTCGGCCTGGCGACGCCGACGGCCCTGCTCGTCGGCACCGGCCGGGGTGCGCAGCTCGGCGTGCTCATCAAGGGCCCGGAGATCCTCGAGTCGACGCGGCGCGTGGACACCGTCGTGCTCGACAAGACGGGGACCGTCACCCAGGGCGCGATGGCGCTCGAGGCGGTCGTGACGCCGTCGGGCACCGTGCCGCTCGACACGTTGTCAGCGGACGGTCGCGCTCCGGCGCGACGAGACGCTGACAGGTCGCGCCGGGAGGTCGACGACGCGCGCGACGCCCTGCGGCACGCGGGCGCGGTCGAGGCGCTGAGCGAGCACCCGATCGCCCGGGCGGTCGCCGAGGCCGCGCGCCGGACGGCCGCATCGTCCTCGAACGGCGGGGACGCCCCGGTGGGGGCCGACGGCGTCATGATCGGCTCGCTGCAGGCGTTCGACTTCCGGAGCGAACCGGGCGGCGGGGTCGAGGCCGTCGTCCGCACCGCGCACTCCGGGCTCTCCCTGGGCGACGGCGGCGGGCTCACCGCGCGGCGCGTGCTCGTCGGGCAGCCGTCGTGGCTCGCGCACGAGGGCGTCTCGCCCGACCCGGCGCTCGACGGCGCGTTCGCGGCCGCCGAGGCGTCGGGGGCGAGCGCCGTCGTCGTCGCGTGGGACGGCCGGGCGCGCGCGGTGCTCGTTCTGCGCGACCCCGTGAAGCCGACGTCTGCCGAGGCGGTGCGCGAGCTGACAGACCTCGGCCTGCGGCCCTACCTGCTCACGGGCGACGGCGAGGGCGCGGCCCGCGAGGCGGCGCGCGCCGTCGGGATCGCGGAGTCGGACGTCGTCGCGCGCGTGCTCCCGGACCAGAAGGTCGACGTCGTCGCGCGGCTCCAGCGCGAGGGACGGGTCGTCGCGATGGTCGGGGACGGCGTGAACGACGCCGCCGCGCTCGCGACGGCGGACCTCGGGCTCGCGATGGGCACGGGGACGGACGTCGCGATCGAGGCGAGCGACCTCACGCTCGTGCGCGGGGACCTCCGCAGCGCGGCGACGGCGATCCGGCTCTCGCGCCGGACCCTGCGGATCATCCAGCAGAACCTGTTCTGGGCGTTCGCCTACAACGTGGCGGCGATCCCGCTCGCGGCGGCGGGCCTGCTCAACCCGATGATCGCGGGGGCGGCGATGGCCGCGAGCTCGGTGCTCGTCGTCGGGAACTCGCTGCGCCTGCGCCGCGCCGCCTGA
- a CDS encoding HdeD family acid-resistance protein: MTTQDPILTAFSSTAKQVWYWPVLRGVLAILFGIVALAWPDKTAAVIIWVIGIFAVVDGLVEIIEGIRRRGTGSGTAFLVTMGVLSLAVGIVLLVWPGKTAVVLTWIVGFWAVVYGLFQTVASLDLRKVPGSGWGWGVFAGLLGLVFGLLVLFNVDAGLVSIVWILAIFAILWGVMLIAFGVQIRSLGRQAGQAATY, encoded by the coding sequence ATGACGACGCAGGACCCGATCCTCACCGCCTTCTCCAGCACCGCGAAGCAGGTCTGGTACTGGCCAGTGCTCCGCGGGGTGCTCGCCATCCTCTTCGGCATCGTCGCCCTGGCGTGGCCGGACAAGACCGCGGCCGTGATCATCTGGGTCATCGGCATCTTCGCGGTCGTCGACGGCCTCGTCGAGATCATCGAGGGCATCCGGCGCCGCGGCACCGGCAGCGGCACCGCGTTCCTCGTGACCATGGGCGTCCTCAGCCTCGCCGTCGGCATCGTGCTGCTCGTCTGGCCGGGCAAGACCGCGGTCGTCCTCACGTGGATCGTCGGCTTCTGGGCCGTCGTCTACGGCCTGTTCCAGACCGTCGCGAGCCTCGACCTGCGCAAGGTGCCCGGCAGCGGATGGGGCTGGGGCGTCTTCGCCGGCCTCCTGGGTCTCGTCTTCGGTCTGCTCGTGCTGTTCAACGTCGACGCCGGGCTGGTCTCGATCGTCTGGATCCTCGCGATCTTCGCGATCCTCTGGGGCGTCATGCTCATCGCGTTCGGCGTCCAGATCCGCTCGCTCGGCAGGCAGGCGGGGCAGGCCGCGACGTACTGA
- a CDS encoding metal-sensitive transcriptional regulator, with product MTDTTEAPAVAHEHAAHTGPHGYASDKEAYLKRMRRIEGQVRGIARMIDEDVYCIDILTQVSAVTKALQAVSIGLVEDHLGHCVVDAARQSEEEGAAKVKEAADAIARLVRS from the coding sequence ATGACCGACACCACAGAGGCCCCCGCCGTCGCGCACGAGCACGCGGCCCACACCGGTCCGCACGGCTACGCGTCCGACAAGGAGGCGTACCTCAAGCGCATGCGCCGCATCGAGGGCCAGGTGCGCGGCATCGCGCGCATGATCGACGAGGACGTCTACTGCATCGACATCCTCACGCAGGTCTCCGCCGTCACGAAGGCGCTGCAGGCCGTGAGCATCGGCCTCGTCGAGGACCACCTCGGCCACTGCGTCGTCGACGCGGCCCGCCAGTCCGAGGAGGAGGGCGCGGCCAAGGTCAAGGAGGCCGCCGACGCCATCGCCCGCCTCGTCCGCAGCTGA
- a CDS encoding heavy-metal-associated domain-containing protein: MSTVTTLGVTGMTCGNCVAHVTKDLEAVAGVENVSVELRVGGASEVTVFSDDPLDEAALREAVDEAGYEVATVEVQEDALAAQYAEQAAEKQEAHACACGCGTAPSTSTGDAVPATKTYDLQVPPRS, from the coding sequence ATGAGCACCGTCACCACCCTGGGCGTCACCGGCATGACCTGCGGCAACTGCGTCGCGCACGTCACCAAGGACCTCGAGGCCGTCGCCGGCGTCGAGAACGTGAGCGTCGAGCTGCGCGTCGGCGGCGCGTCCGAGGTCACGGTCTTCTCCGACGACCCGCTCGACGAGGCCGCGCTGCGCGAGGCCGTGGACGAGGCCGGCTACGAGGTCGCGACGGTCGAGGTCCAGGAGGACGCGCTCGCCGCCCAGTACGCCGAGCAGGCCGCCGAGAAGCAGGAGGCGCACGCGTGCGCGTGCGGCTGCGGCACGGCGCCGAGCACGTCCACGGGCGACGCCGTCCCCGCGACGAAGACCTACGACCTCCAGGTCCCGCCCCGCTCCTGA
- the hemB gene encoding porphobilinogen synthase: MTHLPAGHHRPRRLRTSPRVRRLVTETRVHASDLMLPLFVKEGLDAPRPISSMPGVVQHTETTLADAVRAAARAGVGGVMLFGIPAERDATGTQADAEDGILQRGIRIAVEAAREHANGGPVVMADTCLDEFTDHGHCGVLTTGRDGSAVVDNDATLDRYASMAVAQARAGADVVAPSGMMDGQVGVIREALDAAGFDDVGILAYSAKYASAFYGPFREAVDSALQGDRRTYQMDAGNAREGLREADLDLAEGADMVMVKPAGSYLDVLAAVAEMSPVPVAAYQVSGEYAMIEAAAANGWIDRRGAITESVLGIKRAGADVILTYWATELAGWLDENDGRTRA; encoded by the coding sequence GTGACCCACTTGCCTGCCGGGCACCACCGGCCGCGCCGCCTGCGCACGAGCCCGCGCGTGCGCCGGCTCGTCACCGAGACGCGCGTGCACGCGTCGGACCTGATGCTGCCGCTGTTCGTCAAGGAGGGCCTCGACGCGCCGCGCCCGATCTCGTCGATGCCGGGCGTCGTGCAGCACACAGAGACGACGCTCGCGGACGCGGTGCGCGCCGCCGCACGCGCCGGGGTCGGCGGCGTCATGCTGTTCGGCATCCCCGCCGAGCGCGACGCGACCGGGACGCAGGCCGACGCCGAGGACGGGATCCTGCAGCGCGGCATCCGGATCGCGGTCGAGGCGGCGCGCGAGCACGCGAACGGAGGGCCGGTCGTCATGGCGGACACGTGCCTCGACGAGTTCACCGACCACGGGCACTGCGGCGTGCTCACCACCGGCCGCGACGGGTCCGCGGTCGTGGACAACGACGCGACGCTCGACCGCTATGCGTCGATGGCCGTCGCGCAGGCGCGCGCGGGCGCGGACGTCGTGGCGCCGTCGGGCATGATGGACGGCCAGGTCGGCGTGATCCGCGAGGCGCTGGACGCCGCGGGGTTCGACGACGTGGGCATCCTCGCCTACTCCGCGAAGTACGCGAGCGCGTTCTACGGGCCGTTCCGGGAGGCCGTGGACTCGGCGCTCCAGGGCGACCGCCGCACGTACCAGATGGACGCGGGCAACGCGCGCGAGGGTCTGCGCGAGGCCGACCTCGACCTCGCCGAGGGCGCGGACATGGTCATGGTCAAGCCCGCGGGCTCGTACCTGGACGTGCTCGCCGCGGTCGCGGAGATGTCGCCGGTGCCCGTCGCGGCGTACCAGGTGTCGGGCGAGTACGCGATGATCGAGGCCGCCGCCGCGAACGGCTGGATCGACCGGCGCGGCGCGATCACGGAGTCGGTGCTGGGCATCAAGCGCGCCGGCGCGGACGTGATCCTCACCTACTGGGCGACGGAGCTCGCGGGCTGGCTGGACGAGAACGACGGAAGGACGCGGGCATGA
- a CDS encoding ABC transporter permease: MTTTTLPGGAPAKALPGPLRLTWLHLKYQFLETVRVPVAVLGNLLFPALAMFFFVVPQKEVAGNPVAATTAVASLGLFAICSASLFTYGLGVAEDRQLPFDPFVRSLPAGPTPRMAARVLNGGVFSLFGLVPLILIGWLFTDASVTWSQLLAGVGTVLLVSVPFVLLGMAIGYSLSAKAALPVVQVILFPLAFAGGLFLPPFLFPPWLDAISMATPTRAGRDLLVQALTGEPAYGGAWFVLLGWTVVFAALAVGAYRRDEGRRFR; encoded by the coding sequence CCTGACCTGGCTGCACCTCAAGTACCAGTTCCTCGAGACCGTGCGCGTGCCGGTCGCCGTGCTGGGGAACCTGCTGTTCCCGGCGCTCGCGATGTTCTTCTTCGTCGTGCCGCAGAAGGAGGTCGCGGGCAACCCCGTGGCCGCGACCACGGCCGTCGCGTCGCTCGGCCTGTTCGCGATCTGCTCGGCGAGCCTGTTCACCTACGGGCTCGGTGTCGCGGAGGACCGGCAGCTCCCGTTCGACCCGTTCGTGCGCTCGCTCCCGGCGGGCCCGACGCCGCGCATGGCGGCGCGCGTGCTCAACGGCGGCGTCTTCTCGCTGTTCGGGCTCGTCCCGCTCATCCTCATCGGCTGGCTGTTCACCGACGCGAGCGTCACGTGGAGCCAGCTCCTCGCGGGGGTCGGGACGGTCCTGCTCGTGTCCGTGCCGTTCGTGCTGCTCGGCATGGCGATCGGCTACTCGCTGTCCGCGAAGGCGGCGCTGCCGGTCGTGCAGGTGATCCTCTTCCCGCTCGCGTTCGCCGGCGGCCTGTTCCTCCCGCCGTTCCTCTTCCCCCCGTGGCTGGACGCCATCTCCATGGCCACGCCGACGCGCGCGGGCCGTGACCTGCTCGTCCAGGCGCTCACGGGCGAGCCGGCGTACGGGGGCGCCTGGTTCGTGCTCCTCGGCTGGACGGTGGTCTTCGCCGCCCTCGCGGTCGGCGCCTACCGCCGCGACGAGGGCCGCCGCTTCCGCTGA
- the hemC gene encoding hydroxymethylbilane synthase, with protein MSPAGTPPLRVGTRGSALATTQTGHVARRLEELTGRDVEIVRIRTDGDVLTGSLAQMGGTGVFVTALREALLDGRCDVAVHSLKDLPTEPAPGLTVVTPERENPRDVLCARGGLTIATLPRAARVGTGSPRRAAQLRSVRPDLDVVDIRGNVDTRLARALGPDADLDAVVLAYAGLARLGRLDAVSEVVDTAIMAPAAGQGALAVEVRTTSLDDPVLARALHDLDHEPTRLAVLAERSLLARLEAGCAAPVGAHALVEDGEIVLTAVVARVDGVEQLTHSGRTTVPVGATSQDARDDAARALGVRVADALLADGAARLAPLRETGSGPGGRAATVEPVTAPAADAVPSPDRAVETAREQLRDGGYRGEDG; from the coding sequence GTGAGCCCTGCAGGTACCCCTCCCCTCCGCGTGGGCACGCGCGGCAGCGCCCTCGCCACCACCCAGACCGGCCACGTCGCCCGACGCCTCGAAGAGCTGACCGGCCGCGACGTCGAGATCGTGCGCATCCGCACCGACGGCGACGTCCTCACCGGGTCGCTCGCCCAGATGGGCGGTACCGGCGTGTTCGTCACCGCGCTGCGCGAGGCGCTGCTCGACGGGCGGTGCGACGTCGCCGTCCACTCCCTCAAGGACCTCCCGACCGAGCCCGCCCCCGGGCTGACCGTCGTCACGCCGGAGCGCGAGAACCCGCGCGACGTGCTGTGCGCGCGCGGCGGCCTCACCATCGCGACGCTCCCGCGCGCGGCGCGCGTCGGCACCGGGTCACCCCGGCGCGCTGCGCAGCTCCGCTCCGTCCGGCCGGACCTCGACGTCGTCGACATCCGCGGCAACGTCGACACCCGCCTCGCCCGGGCGCTCGGCCCGGACGCCGACCTCGACGCCGTCGTGCTCGCCTACGCGGGGCTCGCGCGGCTCGGCCGGCTCGACGCGGTGTCCGAGGTCGTCGACACCGCGATCATGGCGCCCGCCGCCGGGCAGGGTGCCCTCGCGGTGGAGGTGCGCACGACGTCGCTCGACGACCCCGTGCTCGCGCGCGCCCTCCACGACCTCGACCACGAGCCGACGCGCCTCGCCGTGCTCGCCGAGCGGTCGCTCCTCGCGCGCCTCGAGGCCGGCTGCGCCGCGCCGGTCGGCGCGCACGCCCTGGTCGAGGACGGCGAGATCGTGCTGACCGCCGTCGTCGCCCGGGTCGACGGCGTCGAGCAGCTCACGCACTCGGGCCGCACCACCGTGCCGGTCGGCGCGACGTCGCAGGACGCGCGGGACGACGCCGCCCGCGCGCTCGGCGTGCGCGTCGCCGACGCGCTCCTCGCCGACGGCGCCGCCCGCCTCGCCCCGCTCCGCGAGACGGGCTCCGGGCCCGGGGGGCGAGCAGCGACGGTCGAGCCGGTGACGGCCCCCGCCGCCGACGCCGTCCCGTCGCCCGACCGCGCCGTCGAGACCGCGCGCGAGCAGCTCCGCGACGGCGGCTACCGCGGCGAGGACGGATGA
- the hemL gene encoding glutamate-1-semialdehyde 2,1-aminomutase: MTDTGGFGTAEAVQAENAALFGAPGAGGADNHAAFVRAQGVLPGGVSSPVRAYGSVGGDPRFLASARGPYVTDVAGREYVDLVCSWGPALLGHAQPDVVAAVQEAAARGLSFGAPTLGEVELAEEIRRRVPAAERVRLVSTGTEATMTAIRLARGVTGRDVVVKFAGCYHGHVDALLAEAGSGVATLALPGSAGVTEATAAETLVLPYNDLAAVEAAFAERGSEIAAVITEASPANMGVVPPAEGFNEGLRRITAAHGALLVLDEVLTGFRVGPSGWWGLENAVLRGQGADGYTPDLFTFGKVVGGGMPVAAVGGPAAVMDQLAPLGPVYQAGTLSGNPVAVAAGLATLRLADDAVYARVDEVAGVLSSAVGSALDAAGVPHRVQRAGSLFSVFFGDLAASAGVRDYAQAQAQETFRYRAFFHAMLDAGVSLPPSVFEAWFVSAAHDDAAVSRILDAFPAAARAAADAAPA; encoded by the coding sequence ATGACGGACACCGGAGGCTTCGGGACGGCCGAGGCGGTCCAGGCGGAGAACGCGGCGCTGTTCGGTGCGCCGGGCGCGGGCGGGGCGGACAACCACGCCGCGTTCGTGCGCGCGCAGGGCGTGCTGCCGGGCGGCGTCAGCTCGCCGGTCCGCGCCTACGGGTCGGTGGGGGGCGACCCGCGGTTCCTCGCCTCGGCCCGGGGCCCGTACGTCACCGACGTCGCGGGGCGCGAGTACGTCGACCTCGTGTGCTCGTGGGGCCCGGCGCTGCTGGGGCACGCGCAGCCCGACGTCGTCGCGGCGGTCCAGGAGGCCGCGGCGCGCGGGCTGTCGTTCGGCGCCCCGACGCTCGGCGAGGTCGAGCTCGCGGAGGAGATCCGCCGCCGGGTGCCCGCCGCGGAGCGCGTGCGCCTCGTCTCGACCGGCACCGAGGCGACGATGACCGCGATCCGGCTCGCGCGCGGCGTGACCGGGCGCGACGTCGTCGTGAAGTTCGCCGGCTGCTACCACGGGCACGTGGACGCGCTGCTCGCGGAGGCGGGCTCGGGCGTCGCGACGCTCGCCCTGCCCGGCTCGGCCGGGGTCACGGAGGCGACGGCGGCCGAGACGCTCGTGCTCCCGTACAACGACCTCGCGGCGGTCGAGGCGGCGTTCGCGGAGCGCGGCTCCGAGATCGCGGCCGTCATCACCGAGGCGTCGCCCGCGAACATGGGCGTCGTACCGCCCGCGGAGGGCTTCAACGAGGGACTGCGCCGCATCACCGCCGCGCACGGCGCGCTGCTGGTCCTCGACGAGGTGCTCACGGGCTTCCGCGTCGGGCCGAGCGGCTGGTGGGGGCTGGAGAACGCGGTGCTGCGCGGCCAGGGCGCGGACGGCTACACGCCCGACCTGTTCACGTTCGGCAAGGTCGTGGGCGGCGGGATGCCGGTCGCCGCGGTCGGCGGCCCGGCGGCGGTCATGGACCAGCTCGCACCCCTCGGCCCCGTCTACCAGGCGGGCACGCTGTCCGGGAACCCGGTCGCCGTCGCGGCCGGCCTCGCGACGCTGCGCCTCGCCGACGACGCGGTGTACGCGCGCGTGGACGAGGTCGCGGGCGTGCTCTCGTCGGCCGTGGGCTCGGCGCTCGACGCCGCGGGGGTCCCGCACCGCGTGCAGCGTGCGGGTTCGCTGTTCTCCGTCTTCTTCGGCGACCTCGCCGCGAGCGCGGGCGTGCGCGACTACGCGCAGGCCCAGGCGCAGGAGACCTTCCGGTACCGCGCGTTCTTCCACGCGATGCTCGACGCGGGCGTGAGCCTCCCGCCGTCGGTGTTCGAGGCGTGGTTCGTCTCCGCCGCCCACGACGACGCCGCCGTCTCCCGCATCCTCGACGCCTTCCCCGCGGCCGCCCGCGCCGCCGCGGACGCGGCCCCGGCCTGA